The sequence ACAGGCGCGCTCGTCGCCGAGCTCGGGGCCGGCGTTACCCTGCTGCGCGTCCTGCCGCAGTTGAAGGGAAACGGCTATTCGACGGAAGAACGGCTGGGCTTTGCCGCTTACCTTCTGCAGCCGACGATTCTCGCAACTGTCATCCTGCTCGCCGGCTATGTCGCCTATTATTGGGATACGGAGCGGCTGCATTGGGCGGGCGATGCATCTGAAGTCATCGCCATAACGGGCGTGTTCTTCGTTCTTCAGTCTCTTGGCGCCTATAGCAAGAACTATTTGATCGGCGAGCAGCGCGTCAGCGCATTCCTGCGCCTCACCTTGATAAGCTCGGCGCTTCAGCTCGTTACGGTCCTCTTCGGCGCGATCTTCTTCGGCGTCAGCGGCGCGCTAGCCGGCTATGCGATTGGCCAGCTGCCGATGTTCATCGCGACGCTCAGAATCGCGATCGCCCGCAAGAACAGCTGCGGTGTCGGCCTTTCCGCTCTCGCCAGTTCGTCGCTCATTCTCTCGATCGAACTTATCAACAGCTCGATCTTCCTCAACCGCATCGAGCTTTTGTTCCTGCAGCGTTACTGGGGCATAGAAGCGGTCGGCTTTTACGCCGTCGGCCTGTCGCTCGCCAACCTGGCGCTGCAGCTACCGGTGCAGTTGAGCGGTAGCCTCTTGCCCTATTATTCCGAGCAGATGCACGCGAGGGAATCGGACAAGCTGCCGGTCGAGGTCTTCGCCGGAGTGGCGCGCAGCATTGCCTATATCACCCTGCCGATGAGTTTCGGTCTGGCAGCCATCTCGCCGGAACTTGTCGTGACGATCTTCGGCCCAGCCTTTGCGCCGAGCGGCGGCATGGTGGCGCTGCTGTCCCTGACTGCCGTACCCTACGTCTTCATGCAGATCTGCACGCAATATCTCTATTCGCTGGATCGCGTGCGCGAACGCACCGTCATCGGCGTCGTCGCCAGCTTCGTCATGGTCGTCGGCTGCGCCGTCGCCGTGCCCTTCTACGGAGGCGAGGGTGCCGCGCTTGTTCGCCTGCTCGCCTTTGTCGCCCTGTGCATGATGACGGTACGCCGCATGGAATTCGAAGGATCGACGCGCGGTATGCTCATCAACCTTGCAAAAGTCACGGTTGCTGCCATTGTGTGCGCGGTTGCAGCCTATGGTTTCGTTCAGGCGCTGACCGGTGTCGCAGGCCTCGTAGGCGCCATCATCGCCGGCGCGCTGGCCTATGGCATTGCGCTCAGACTGCTGAAAGCCGTTCCAGCCGAAGATATCGACGTCATGCAGAAGATCGCGATGCGATTGCCTGCACGCATAAATCCGATTGCCACTCAGGCTCTGGCTCTCTTAGCGCCGCGCCGAATGTGAGGAGACGAGCATGGCTGGTTGGGGAGCCGCCGAAAAGCAGGACAAGGAAGGGCAGACAAGATCCGCAGCCATCCCGGTAACCTTCGCCGGCACGGTCGGCTTGTTTACATCAGCCGTCACACCCTCGCGCGGTAGCGCTGTCTTGTTTCTCAGCCCCTGGGGTTTCGAGGAGATGTGCGTCCGCAAGTTTTGGCGAATTCTGGCGGAGGATCTCGCCGATATCGGCATATCGAGCCTGCGTTTCGATTACGCCGGCACCGGCGATGCGCTTGACTTGGCCGATGAAGGCAAAGGTCTGGAGCCGTGGCATGAAACCGCTCTCGCGGCAGCAGCAAAGCTGAAGGCGCTTGCCGGCTGCGAGCGGCTGATCCTCGTCAGCCAGGGCCTCGGCGGGACCATCGCCGCTGCTCTTGCCGAGCGGCTTGCCGGCATCGACGGCATCGCCTTTCTTGCACCCGTCGTCTCCGGCCGTGCCTATCTGCGCGAACTGACCGTCTGGTCGAAGATGATCGATGAGAGCATGGGGCTTACCGAAGCGCAGCGCCAGACGGAGGGCGTCACCGTCGCAAGCCTCCGGATGCCCGATAGCGCCGCCGATGCAGTGAAGAAGCTGAACCTCATGACACTGGATCGGCTCGCGACGCCGAATTGCCTGGTGCTGACGCGCCCGGGCCGCCCCGGAGACTCCGACTTCGCGCGCCATCTCGAAACGCTCGGCGTCGAGGTCACGCAGACTTCCTACGAAGGTTACGACGATCTCGTCTCGAACCCGACCATCGCCACCATGCCGACCGAAACCGGCCGGAAAATAGTCGAATGGGTGCAGTCGGTCGCTGCCAAAACCGGTGATGCCGCATCGACCGAACTTACGCCGCCCGTCGCGGAACCTCTCATCGGCGAAGGCTTTCGCGAGACGCCGCTGCGTTTCGGCGCAGACAACCGCCTGTTCGGCATTCTCTGCGAGCCCGAAGGTGCGCGCACCGGCGCGACCGCGCTGCTCCTGACGACAGCCTATGACAGGCACGCCGGCTGGGGTCGTATGTCGGTCACCATGGCGCGCGCGCTTGCCCGCGACGGCATTGCCTCGCTGCGTTTCGATACGGCCAATGTCGGCGACAGCCCGCCGCTTTCCGGCGCCCCCGAGCAGGTGCTCTATTCCCGCGAACAGCATCTCGATGTCGCCGAGGCGCTGGACCTGCTGGAGAGGCTGGCTCTGCTGCCGACCTATGTGGTCGGGCGTTGCAGCGGCGGCTATCTCGCCTTCCAGGCAGCATTGCGCGATGCGCGCTGCCGCGGCCTTATCACGGTCAATCCCTACAGCTTCCATTGGGACGAGAGCCGATCGGTCGATGAAGCCCTGCGCTTTGCTCCCCGTTCGCTGGAAACCTATGGGCGCAAACTCCTCCAGATGGAAACGCTGAAGCGGCTCTTCGGCGGCCAAGTCGATGCAAGGAGCGCCATATGCAACATGGCGACCGGGCTCGGTCGGCGGGCGATACGAACGGCTCGCCAAGTGCTCGGCGCGTTCCCGATCTTCGCTGCGGCTCAAGGGCCTGTGCTGGGTGGTTTCCGCACGCTTGCCAAGCGTGGCGTCGATATGTCCCTGATCTACAGCGCCCACGACATCGGGCTCGATCATCTGCATGACGAGTTCGGCGAGAACGGTGTCGGATTAAAGCATTTTCCGGACATACGCCTCACCGTCATTCCCGAAGCCGACCACAATCTGACCCCGCCCTATGCGCGCAAGGTCTATTTGCGAGAGGTCCGGGAGATGGGTTTGCGGCTCGCCAACCGATGACGCACAGCTTAGAAAACCGCCTGAATTGTTCGCCATATCCGACACTTGCTGTATAGTCGCGCCATGAGGCTCCTGATCGTCGAAGACAACCGCGAACTGGCGTCCTGGCTCGGCAAGGCGCTGCGTCAGGCGCAGTATGTCGTCGACATCGCCTATGATGGCGAGGATGCCGAGCACATGCTGAAAGTCGCAGCTTACGCCATCGTCATCCTCGATCTGTCGCTGCCGAAGATGGACGGGCTGACGCTGCTGAAGCGACTGCGTCAGAGCGGCAACAAGGTGCCGGTCATCATCCTGACGGCCAATGCCAGCCTCGACGGCCGCGTTGCCGGCCTCGACAGCGGCGCCGACGATTATCTGGCGAAACCCTTCGAAATTGCCGAGCTTGAAGCGCGCATACGCGCGGCCGTCCGCCGCGGTCACGACCGCGCCGCTCCGGAGATCGCCGTCGGCGACCTGGTGTTCGATGGCGGCACGCGGCAATTCTCTCTGGCCGGAGAATCCCTGGCGCTGACACCGCGCGAGCACGCGGTGCTCGAACACTTGATCATGAAGGCAGGCACGACCGTTACAAAGGCGACGCTCTCCGAAAGCGTCTTCGGCTTCGACGATCTCGCCGATACCAGCGCCATCGAGATCTATGTGCATCGCGTCCGCAAGAAGCTCGAAGGCAGCTCCGTGCAGATCGCGACGCTGCGCGGCCTGGGTTATCTCCTTCGCCATGCGCAATGATAAGGCTGCACCACCCAAAGGCCTTGTAAGCCGCGCCCTCGGCGGGGTAGCGAGCAGTCTTCGCGCGCAGCTGTTTGCCTGGGTCGTATTGACCCTTATCGGCGCGATCTGTATCAACCTTTATCTAAGCTTCCGTTCCGCCGATGCGACGGCCGATCTTGTCACCGACCGTACGCTGCTTGCCTCCGCCCGCGTCATCGCGGAAGCGACGCATGTCGATGGAAGCGGCACCGTGCAGATCGATATTCCCCCTGCTGCGCTGGAAATGTTCGATACCGGCTATGGCGACCGCGTTTTTTATCAGGTGGTCACGGCATGGGGGAGCCTCATCGCCGGTTTTCCCGATCTGCCACGGCCGAAGCGGGATCTGATCGGCGAGGACATGACGTTTCGGACCGACGGCGTGCGTGTACTCATGCTGAGCCACCCGGTTGTTGGCCTTGATCAGGACAGCACGATTTCCGTCGCCGTTGCCGTTACTCATAACAGCCAATATGCCATGCGCCGCAGGCTTTGGCTGTCCGATTTCACCAAGCAGCTCGCGCTTGTCCTGCTTGCCGGGCTCGTCACCATCATCGGCCTGCAGCGCGGGCTTGCTCCAGTGCTGCGCCTGCGCGACGCCGTGCGCGAGCGCGGCCGCCAGCGTCTCGATCCGCTGGACCCTCACATGGTGCAGAACGAGCTTCGGCCGCTCGTCCACGCCCTCAATGATCACATGGAGCGGGTGCAGAACCAGATGGCGGCGCAGCGCCGCTTCGTCTCGAACGCCGCCCATCAGCTGCGCACACCGCTCGCGCTGATTTCGACGCAGGCAAGCGTAGCAGCGCGCGAGCTCGACAACGGCAGGCGCGACGAGGCACTGACCGCATTGCGCTCGAGCACGCGGCAGGTGACGCGCCTTGCCAGCCAGCTCCTGACGCTTTCGCGCGCCGAACCCGGCAGCCGCCGGCCGCGAAACGACACCATCGATCTGGCGGAAACCGCCCGGCGTGTGCTGGAAACCCTTGCCGAGGAAGCCCTGCGCCGGAATATCGATCTCGGGCTTGAGGCGGATGAGACGGCGGTTCATATCGAGGGCGACGGCACCATGCTGCGTGAAATGCTGGTCAATCTCGTCGACAATGCACTGCGCTACACGCAAGCGGGCGGTCGCGTGACGGTCGGCGTCGGCCGCGACGGCGATACGGCCCTGCTATGGGTCGAGGACAACGGCCCTGGCGTCCCCGAAGCGGAACGCGCCCAGGTCTTCGAGCGCTTCTATCGCATCATGGGCACCGAACCGGAAGGCAGCGGCCTGGGGCTCGCCATCGTCCGCGAAGTCGTCGACGGCGCCGGCGGCTCGGTCATGCTTGACGAGGCGACGGGTGGCGGCCTGCTGGTCCGCGTGCGTCTGCCGGCTGTTTGAGCGTGGTGAGGTGCGGCTGTTGCGAGATAGTCCCCTCTCCCCGCTTGCGGGGAGAGGGTTAGGGTGAGGGGCTGTTCGCGAAACTTATAGAAATATCTTGCCAGCGACGCTTGCAGCAAAACCAATCGCTACTCATCCTCGAATCGATAGTCCGCGGCCCCTCACCCCAGCCCTCTCCCCGCCGCAATGGAAAGAGAGAGTCTCTACGTCGACAAAAAAGGCCGGGCGAAACGCCCGGCCCCTGGCCTTGGGAGGTACCAGAAAATCAACGCCTAGTGCGTGTCGAGGCTCTGCTGCGGACGCCAGCGGGTGATGCGGTTTTCGATGAGCGTCATCACATATTCGGCGCCGAGCGTGACAAGCATCACCAGGATGATTGCAGCATAGAGGCCAGCTGCATCATAGGTGCCCTTGGCGATCGAGATCAGGTAGCCGATGCCGGCCAGCGAACCGACGAACTCGCCGACGATCGCGCCGATGATGGCGAAGGAGAAGGAGATGTGCAGGCTTGCAAAAATCCAGCTCATCGCCGAAGGCAAAATCACCTTGCGGGTAACCTTCCAGTTGGAAGCGCCGAGGATGCGGGCATTGGCGATCATGTTGCGGTCGGCTTCGCGAACGCCCTGGAAGGCATTGGCGAACACGACGAAGAACACCATGATAAAGGCCAGCGCCACCTTCGACGCCAGGCCGAGACCCATGATCATCACGAAAATCGGCGCGAGAACGACGCGCGGGATCGAGTTGATCGCCTTGATGTAGATCGAGAGGATGTCGGACGCCAGCTTGTTGCGGCCAAGGGCGACGCCGACAAGGACGCCGGTCACCGAGCCGATGATGAAGCCGATCAGCGCTTCTTCCATGGTGACGCCGAGGTGATACCAGAGCGAGCCGCTCTCGGTGCCCTCGGTGATCCACTCCCAGAGGCGCAGCGCGATGCCGTATGGGCTCGAATAGAAGAACGGATCGATCCAGTGCAGGTCGGAGGCGAGCTGCCAGAGACCGAGAATGGCGAGCAGAATGCCGATCTGCCATGCCACGACGACATACTTGCGGCGGGTGAGTGCCTTCAGCGCTGCGGCTTCGATTTCCGCGTCCGAGGTGCCGGCGCGGAAGATCGGAGCATTGCCTGCTTCGAGAGCTGTATTTGCCATGATCAATCCTCCCTTATGCCGCTTCCGCGGCACGGCGATAGCTGGTTTCGACCTCTTCGCGCAGGTCGTCCCAGATCGTCTTGCAATAATCGATGAAGTTCTGCTCGTAGCGGATCTCCGAGACGACGCGCGGGCGCGGCAGGTCGATCGTGTAGACCGATTTGACCGTCGCCGGCCCAGCCGTCAGCACATAGACCTTGTCGGCGAGCGCAACGGCTTCTTCGAGATCGTGCGTCACGAAGACGACCGATGCCTGGCGTTCGGCCCAGAGCTTCAGCAGTTCTTCATGCATGACCGTGCGGGTCTGCACGTCGAGCGCCGAGAAGGGCTCGTCCATCAGCAGGATTTCCGGCTCGTTGATGAAGGTCTGCGCCAGCGAGACGCGCTTGCGCATGCCGCCCGAGAGCTGATGCGGATAGTGATGCAGAAACTTGGAAAGACCGACACGGGCAAGCCAGTCCTTGGCCATCTTCTCGGCCTCGGCCTTCGACTTGCCGCGGAACAGCGGGCCTGCCATGACGTTTTCGATGACATTCTGCCAGGGGAAGAGCGCATCCGTCTGGAAGGCGAAACCGACGCGCCGGTCGATGCCGTTGACGGGACCGCCCATCAGGCGGACTTCGCCGGCGCTCGGCTTGGCAAGGCCGGTGACGAGGTTGAGCGTCGTCGACTTGCCGCAGCCCGTCGGCCCGACAACGGCGACGAATTCGCCGCGCTCGACGGTCATGTTGAAATCGCGCAGTGCGGTCAGCGACTTGCCGGTCGGCGATACGAAGCGGCGGCTGACATTGATGAGCTCTATCGCCGGGGTACGGCGTTCATCCTGTTGCATGGTGCTGATCCTGACGCGTGCCTTCAGGGCGTGCACGCAAAGCCCAGTGAACTGCAAAGTCTCTTGAACTGCCGCTTCCGGAACCTGTCTGAAAACTGGCCGGAAGCGGCGTCAAGACTGTTTACTTGACGTTCTTCACGAATTCCGTCGTGTAGGTCTTCGACAGGTCGATCGTCTTGCCCTTGACGTTCTTGGAGAACTGCGAGAGCACGGCGAGAACGGTCTTCGGACCATCTTCCGGCATCACGCCGTCGGCGGTGAACATTTCCTTGCCGGCGTCGAGAGCCTTGATGTAGCCGTCCTTGTCACCGACGTAGAAGTCCTTCGGCATCTTCTCGGCAATTTCAGCGGCGGAATGCGTATGGATGAAGCGCAGCGTCTTGACGAAAGCGTTCGCGAGCTTCTGCACTTCTTCCTTATGAGCGTCAACCCATGCGGCATCCATATAGAGCGAGGCCGCCGGATAGGTACCGCCGAGCGCCTCTTCGGTGCCCTTCAGCGTACGCAGATCGACAAGGATCTTCGCTTCGCCGGTCTTGAGCAAACGCGAAATCGTCGGCTCGGTGGTCATGCCTACCTGGATGGCGTCCTGCTGCATGGCGGCGATGAAGGTCTGGCCGGCGCCGACCGGAACAGGCGTGATGTCAGCTGGCGAGAGGCCTGCCTTCGACGCCATGTAAAGCGTCAGGAAGTTCGTCGACGAGCCGAGGCCAGTGACGCCGGCGCGCTTGCCCTTCAGGTCGGCGAAGGACTTGATATCGGGATACTTGGCCGAGACCAGCTCGACTTCGCCGGGCGCCTGGCTGAACTGCACGACGGACTTGATGAACTTGCCCTTGGCTTGCAGGTCGACGCAGTGGTCGTAGAAACCGACGACGCCTTGAACGGCGCCTGCCAGCAGCTGGTTTTCGGCGTCGACGCCGGCGGATTCGTTGAGAAGTTCGACCTCGAGGCCTTCATCCTTGAAGTAACCGAGCCCTTCGGCAAGCTTGGCCGGCAGATAGATCTGCTTTTCGTAGCCGCCCACCATGATGGAAATCTTGTCGGCAGCATTGGCGGCCGTGGCTGCAAGGGAAGCAGCTGTCATGACGAGGGAAAGGGCTACGGTATGAAAAAACGTGCGCGATGGACGCATCAATGTCTCCTCCTGTTTTATTCTTGCGCCACACGACGCTCTGGAAAGGCGCTTCCTCCACGAAGCTCAACGAGACTAGCGCGGGCAACCTTTCAGTCAGCTTTCAGTGCGCAACCCTGCGAGGAAACATTGCGATTTTATTAACGCGGACGCCGGCGGCTCGATATGCCGCCGGCGCCGGAAACGCTACGGCGCACTATTTGGCGTTTTTGACGAATTCCGTCGTGTAGGTCTTCGACAGATCGATCGCCTTGCCCTGCACGTTCTTGGAGAACTCGGAAAGCACGGCAAGAACGGTTTTCGGACCGTCTTCCGGCATCACGCCATCGGGCGTGAACATCGCCTTGCCGTTTTCAAGCGCCTTCACATAGCCTTCCTTGTCGCCGACATAGAAGTCTTTCGGCATCTTGTCGGCGATCTCGGCGGCCGAATGCGTGTTGATGAAATGCAGCGTCTTGACGAAAGCATTCGCAAGCTTCTGCACCTCATCCTTGTGATCCTTAACCCACGACTCCTGCATATAAAGTGACGCAGCAGGATAGGTCCCACCCAGGGCGGCCCTTGTCCCGGCCATCGTGCGCATGTCGATGAGAACCTTGGCTTCGCCGGTCTTCAGGAGACGCGAGACCGTCGGCTCCGTCGTCATGCCGGCCTGGATGGCATCCTGTTGCATGGCGGCGATAAAGGTCTGGCCGGCACCGACCGGAACGGAGGTGAATTCCCCCAGCTTCAGGCCGGCCTTGATGGCCAGATACTGCGTCAGAAAGTTGGTCGAGGAACCAAGGCCGGTGACGCCGAGGCTCTTGCCCTTGAAGTCGGCGGGGGATTTGATTTCCGGATGCTTGGCCGACACCAGCTCAACTTCGCCGGGCGCCTGGCTGAACTGCACGACGGATTCGACAAACTTGCCCTTGCCCTGAAGGTCGATGCAATGGTCGTAGAAGCCGACGACGCCCTGAACGGCGCCTGCGAGCATTTCGTTTTCCGCATCAACGCCTGCAGGCTCATTGAGAAGTTCGACGTTCAGCCCCTGCTCCTTGAAATAGCCAAGCCCTTCGGCAAGCTTGGCCGGCAGATAGATCTGCTTTTCGTAACCGCCCACCATGATGGAAATCTTGTCGGCGGCGCTGGCGGCGGTGGCAGCAAATCCGGCTGCGGCTATCGCAATGGAAAAAGCCGTCGAATATCTAAGAATGCTGGATGCACGCATGAAGTTCTCCTCTCCAATTGTGTACCACGCCGATTGACAACGGCACGGCACGCGCTTCCTCCTGAAGCAGGAGAGACATGCACGCCCAACCTTTCATTGAACTGAAAGCAAGTTCTTGGCTATCGCCTGTTGGCTTCGAATGCCTGCGGTTTTCCGCAGCGGCGACGTAAAGCCCGATTTCCGCACAACGGGAAGCATTCATCCACCTTGGCATTTCCCGCATCGCGACTATCTAAGATGGAACGCTTTCGCTGGGAGGGATCACCGATGAGGACCATTGCCGCAGCCCTTGTCCTGATGACGATCACCGTAGCCGGACCGGCATCGGCGATTTCCCGCTACGAATCGCTCGGCAAGACGTGCGCATCGGTGCAGCAACTTATCGCGGCGGAACGGGCGGTGATACTACGCTATCCATCCTCCCGTGGCGGCCCCGTTCTTTACGACCGCTATGTGGC comes from Rhizobium tropici CIAT 899 and encodes:
- a CDS encoding response regulator translates to MRLLIVEDNRELASWLGKALRQAQYVVDIAYDGEDAEHMLKVAAYAIVILDLSLPKMDGLTLLKRLRQSGNKVPVIILTANASLDGRVAGLDSGADDYLAKPFEIAELEARIRAAVRRGHDRAAPEIAVGDLVFDGGTRQFSLAGESLALTPREHAVLEHLIMKAGTTVTKATLSESVFGFDDLADTSAIEIYVHRVRKKLEGSSVQIATLRGLGYLLRHAQ
- a CDS encoding ABC transporter permease produces the protein MANTALEAGNAPIFRAGTSDAEIEAAALKALTRRKYVVVAWQIGILLAILGLWQLASDLHWIDPFFYSSPYGIALRLWEWITEGTESGSLWYHLGVTMEEALIGFIIGSVTGVLVGVALGRNKLASDILSIYIKAINSIPRVVLAPIFVMIMGLGLASKVALAFIMVFFVVFANAFQGVREADRNMIANARILGASNWKVTRKVILPSAMSWIFASLHISFSFAIIGAIVGEFVGSLAGIGYLISIAKGTYDAAGLYAAIILVMLVTLGAEYVMTLIENRITRWRPQQSLDTH
- a CDS encoding lipopolysaccharide biosynthesis protein; translated protein: MANSVLNAAAGLTLLATGFACSIIAARLLGPEANGIIAFSLWLTTTGALVAELGAGVTLLRVLPQLKGNGYSTEERLGFAAYLLQPTILATVILLAGYVAYYWDTERLHWAGDASEVIAITGVFFVLQSLGAYSKNYLIGEQRVSAFLRLTLISSALQLVTVLFGAIFFGVSGALAGYAIGQLPMFIATLRIAIARKNSCGVGLSALASSSLILSIELINSSIFLNRIELLFLQRYWGIEAVGFYAVGLSLANLALQLPVQLSGSLLPYYSEQMHARESDKLPVEVFAGVARSIAYITLPMSFGLAAISPELVVTIFGPAFAPSGGMVALLSLTAVPYVFMQICTQYLYSLDRVRERTVIGVVASFVMVVGCAVAVPFYGGEGAALVRLLAFVALCMMTVRRMEFEGSTRGMLINLAKVTVAAIVCAVAAYGFVQALTGVAGLVGAIIAGALAYGIALRLLKAVPAEDIDVMQKIAMRLPARINPIATQALALLAPRRM
- a CDS encoding ABC transporter substrate-binding protein translates to MRPSRTFFHTVALSLVMTAASLAATAANAADKISIMVGGYEKQIYLPAKLAEGLGYFKDEGLEVELLNESAGVDAENQLLAGAVQGVVGFYDHCVDLQAKGKFIKSVVQFSQAPGEVELVSAKYPDIKSFADLKGKRAGVTGLGSSTNFLTLYMASKAGLSPADITPVPVGAGQTFIAAMQQDAIQVGMTTEPTISRLLKTGEAKILVDLRTLKGTEEALGGTYPAASLYMDAAWVDAHKEEVQKLANAFVKTLRFIHTHSAAEIAEKMPKDFYVGDKDGYIKALDAGKEMFTADGVMPEDGPKTVLAVLSQFSKNVKGKTIDLSKTYTTEFVKNVK
- a CDS encoding alpha/beta fold hydrolase; this encodes MAGWGAAEKQDKEGQTRSAAIPVTFAGTVGLFTSAVTPSRGSAVLFLSPWGFEEMCVRKFWRILAEDLADIGISSLRFDYAGTGDALDLADEGKGLEPWHETALAAAAKLKALAGCERLILVSQGLGGTIAAALAERLAGIDGIAFLAPVVSGRAYLRELTVWSKMIDESMGLTEAQRQTEGVTVASLRMPDSAADAVKKLNLMTLDRLATPNCLVLTRPGRPGDSDFARHLETLGVEVTQTSYEGYDDLVSNPTIATMPTETGRKIVEWVQSVAAKTGDAASTELTPPVAEPLIGEGFRETPLRFGADNRLFGILCEPEGARTGATALLLTTAYDRHAGWGRMSVTMARALARDGIASLRFDTANVGDSPPLSGAPEQVLYSREQHLDVAEALDLLERLALLPTYVVGRCSGGYLAFQAALRDARCRGLITVNPYSFHWDESRSVDEALRFAPRSLETYGRKLLQMETLKRLFGGQVDARSAICNMATGLGRRAIRTARQVLGAFPIFAAAQGPVLGGFRTLAKRGVDMSLIYSAHDIGLDHLHDEFGENGVGLKHFPDIRLTVIPEADHNLTPPYARKVYLREVREMGLRLANR
- a CDS encoding ABC transporter ATP-binding protein; this translates as MQQDERRTPAIELINVSRRFVSPTGKSLTALRDFNMTVERGEFVAVVGPTGCGKSTTLNLVTGLAKPSAGEVRLMGGPVNGIDRRVGFAFQTDALFPWQNVIENVMAGPLFRGKSKAEAEKMAKDWLARVGLSKFLHHYPHQLSGGMRKRVSLAQTFINEPEILLMDEPFSALDVQTRTVMHEELLKLWAERQASVVFVTHDLEEAVALADKVYVLTAGPATVKSVYTIDLPRPRVVSEIRYEQNFIDYCKTIWDDLREEVETSYRRAAEAA
- a CDS encoding ABC transporter substrate-binding protein; its protein translation is MRASSILRYSTAFSIAIAAAGFAATAASAADKISIMVGGYEKQIYLPAKLAEGLGYFKEQGLNVELLNEPAGVDAENEMLAGAVQGVVGFYDHCIDLQGKGKFVESVVQFSQAPGEVELVSAKHPEIKSPADFKGKSLGVTGLGSSTNFLTQYLAIKAGLKLGEFTSVPVGAGQTFIAAMQQDAIQAGMTTEPTVSRLLKTGEAKVLIDMRTMAGTRAALGGTYPAASLYMQESWVKDHKDEVQKLANAFVKTLHFINTHSAAEIADKMPKDFYVGDKEGYVKALENGKAMFTPDGVMPEDGPKTVLAVLSEFSKNVQGKAIDLSKTYTTEFVKNAK
- a CDS encoding sensor histidine kinase; protein product: MRNDKAAPPKGLVSRALGGVASSLRAQLFAWVVLTLIGAICINLYLSFRSADATADLVTDRTLLASARVIAEATHVDGSGTVQIDIPPAALEMFDTGYGDRVFYQVVTAWGSLIAGFPDLPRPKRDLIGEDMTFRTDGVRVLMLSHPVVGLDQDSTISVAVAVTHNSQYAMRRRLWLSDFTKQLALVLLAGLVTIIGLQRGLAPVLRLRDAVRERGRQRLDPLDPHMVQNELRPLVHALNDHMERVQNQMAAQRRFVSNAAHQLRTPLALISTQASVAARELDNGRRDEALTALRSSTRQVTRLASQLLTLSRAEPGSRRPRNDTIDLAETARRVLETLAEEALRRNIDLGLEADETAVHIEGDGTMLREMLVNLVDNALRYTQAGGRVTVGVGRDGDTALLWVEDNGPGVPEAERAQVFERFYRIMGTEPEGSGLGLAIVREVVDGAGGSVMLDEATGGGLLVRVRLPAV